Proteins encoded in a region of the Paenibacillus thermoaerophilus genome:
- a CDS encoding YneF family protein, with translation MWTYVLTAVLALIAGLAGGFFIGVFYLRKQLENMQNNPEMMQQLMKDPNKLREMAKKMGYNLNDRQLRQAQQMMSRNQKQQGPRKFK, from the coding sequence ATGTGGACCTATGTGTTGACCGCGGTGTTGGCCCTGATTGCGGGTCTCGCCGGAGGTTTTTTCATCGGCGTGTTCTACCTGCGGAAGCAACTGGAGAACATGCAGAACAATCCGGAAATGATGCAGCAATTGATGAAGGACCCGAATAAACTGCGGGAAATGGCGAAAAAGATGGGGTACAACTTGAACGACCGGCAGCTTCGCCAAGCCCAGCAAATGATGAGCCGCAACCAGAAGCAGCAGGGACCGCGCAAGTTCAAATAA
- a CDS encoding methylated-DNA--[protein]-cysteine S-methyltransferase translates to MKSTSDSSAERLPLRYAQMDSPIGPLTLVKSALGLCHIEFGAFSDREAWLRDWAGRRVREAEGWLEDESALADELLQLREYFEGTRREFALALDPRGTPFQLAVWSALRNVPYGETRSYADIASAVGNPRAVRAVGGANNKNPLPIVIPCHRIIGSDGSPVGYGGGLDRKAYLLELEAGRYKH, encoded by the coding sequence GTGAAATCGACTTCCGACTCATCGGCCGAACGGTTGCCCCTTCGTTACGCGCAAATGGACAGCCCGATCGGCCCGCTGACCCTGGTCAAAAGCGCCCTGGGGTTGTGCCATATCGAGTTCGGCGCTTTCTCCGACCGGGAAGCTTGGCTGCGGGACTGGGCCGGCCGCCGTGTCCGCGAAGCGGAAGGATGGCTGGAGGACGAATCCGCGCTGGCGGACGAGCTGTTGCAGCTCCGGGAATACTTCGAGGGGACCCGGCGGGAATTCGCTCTCGCGCTCGACCCGAGGGGAACGCCTTTTCAGTTGGCCGTCTGGTCCGCGCTCCGGAACGTGCCATACGGCGAGACGCGGTCCTACGCCGATATCGCCTCCGCCGTCGGCAATCCTCGCGCGGTGCGGGCGGTGGGCGGCGCAAACAACAAAAATCCGCTTCCGATCGTAATTCCGTGCCATCGGATCATCGGCTCCGACGGATCTCCGGTCGGATACGGCGGCGGGCTGGACCGGAAAGCGTATTTACTGGAGCTGGAAGCCGGCCGATATAAACATTAA
- a CDS encoding HD-GYP domain-containing protein: MRYVNIDSVEPGQYLGRTIFSHNGTVLLNEGVQLTVSMISTLRRVGVTMLYIKDEADEAADMPELLSDETKLVVMKRMSETMNAIRSGKEFNTRAISVSVDQILEDVLRNKEVLVQLTDIRTRENEMFVHATNVAMMSALIGMNMQLNQIQLKELTIGALLHDIGKVEMIADDRSDDPKLHHTWRGFDLLKQKRELNLLIAHVAFQHHEQPDGQGVPRGLPDDQIHLYAKIVAVANTYDNLVYDPKTGARRLPHEACEMVSAMAGTKLDREAVIQFLRIISVYPNGTSVRLSTKETGVVVGQHRGLPGRPIVRVIRTDRQDDWEAKEIDLAKHPTVFIEQVLG, from the coding sequence ATGAGATATGTCAACATCGATTCCGTGGAGCCGGGACAATATTTGGGCCGGACGATTTTTTCCCATAACGGAACGGTACTGCTGAACGAAGGCGTTCAACTGACGGTGTCGATGATCAGCACGCTGCGGCGCGTCGGCGTGACGATGCTTTACATCAAGGATGAAGCGGACGAAGCGGCGGATATGCCGGAGCTGCTCTCCGACGAGACGAAGCTCGTCGTCATGAAGCGGATGAGCGAGACGATGAACGCGATCCGTTCGGGCAAGGAGTTTAACACGAGAGCCATAAGCGTAAGCGTCGATCAGATTCTCGAGGACGTCCTCCGGAACAAAGAGGTGCTGGTGCAGCTTACGGACATCCGGACGCGGGAAAACGAGATGTTCGTGCATGCGACGAACGTGGCGATGATGTCCGCCCTGATCGGAATGAACATGCAGTTGAACCAGATCCAACTGAAGGAGCTGACGATCGGAGCGCTTCTGCACGATATCGGCAAGGTGGAGATGATCGCGGACGACCGGTCCGATGATCCGAAGCTCCATCACACGTGGCGGGGATTCGACCTGCTTAAGCAAAAGCGGGAGCTGAATCTGCTGATCGCCCACGTGGCGTTCCAGCATCACGAGCAGCCGGACGGGCAAGGCGTCCCCCGCGGACTGCCCGACGACCAGATTCATCTCTATGCGAAGATCGTCGCGGTCGCGAATACATACGACAATCTGGTGTACGATCCGAAGACGGGCGCGCGCAGGCTGCCGCACGAGGCTTGCGAGATGGTAAGCGCGATGGCGGGGACGAAGCTCGACCGCGAGGCGGTTATTCAGTTCCTCCGCATCATCTCGGTTTATCCGAACGGAACGTCGGTCCGCTTGTCGACCAAGGAGACGGGCGTTGTCGTCGGGCAGCACCGGGGGTTGCCGGGCCGGCCGATCGTGCGGGTCATCCGGACGGACAGGCAGGACGACTGGGAGGCCAAGGAGATCGATCTGGCCAAACATCCGACCGTTTTTATCGAGCAGGTGCTCGGTTGA